GGTATACAGATCATAAACTGTTTCTGTTCCTGTGAGGCCGGCAAATTCCCGGGTGATGGTATACAGCTCCAGCGCCTGAACTGAATTGGTCTGAAAAAAAGACAAGGGACCAATCCTGAATTCAAGGCCGTCCATAGCTTCCGTCATGTGCGGAATTCCGCTGTAAAGCACCGGAATCAGGTCATTGATCGTATCATTGTGCTTCTGGTTGACAACATAAAAGAGCGATGTGATTTCAGGAAAACGGTCAGAAACAAACCGCATGACTGTTTCTATCCTACCGGGGTCGTCTGTTCCGAAAACAACGATCACCATCAGATCGCCGGTATTGGAGTTCCTGACAATCAGGTTCCTCAGGTCACCTTCAAAGTTTCTGATATTATAAAATGAAATCTGCCTGTTGATGGCAAAATCTTTCAATGCCAGTCGTATCCGGTTAGAGATATTTGATTGAAGATAGCAATGCTGAATATCCAGCACCCTGTCGAACATTCCTGGAATATGGAAACCCAGGGCATTCATATCACGCGCTTCAGGAGGGATATTCATTTCCTCATCGGTAAGCCAGCGGTGGGTGGAAAAAGTATACTCCAGTTTATTGCGGTAGTATTCGGTGTGAGCAGCCCCTTTTATGGGCATTATGCCCGGAAACTCAAGGTGTCCGATCCTGCTGAAATTATCCTGTACCTGTTTCTGCTTGTAATACAACTGCCGGCTGTAATCCATTACCTGCCATTTGCAACCGCCACAGATTCCGAAATGGCTGCAAACAGGGTCCACCCTCATATCTGAGAATTTATGAAATTTCACCGCCCTGCCTTCAAAAAACCTGCGTTTGCGCGAAACTATCCTGATGTCGACCACATCTCCTGGCACCACAAAAGGCACAAATACCACCATTTCATTTACCCTTGCAATGGCTTTTCCTTCAGCACCGGCATCAATGATCTCAACATTTTCGAGGATGAGGGGGCCCTCATTTTTAACTTTTCTACCCATAAACTTCAGCTGAGTTGCAAAAGTACAACAATCCGGTTATACCACCAGCAATTACAAAAACCTGCCTTTCATTAAAACGGCAGGCTACCCTTGCGGATAGCCTGCTGTTCAATAAAGAAATTACCAATTATTAATTTGCCATCACGGCAGTATACTTCATTTTAGCAAGATCAACTGTAATCTTGTAGCTACCGGCAATGGCAGGTACCGGAATTGCAGGAGGATCAGGTTCATTTTCAGTAGGCCTGAATACCAGATTGCCTGCATCGCCTGTTCCGCTGTCATCCGTTCCGTATTGAGGTGACCACTGTCCGAGCGTTTCAATGAATTTGAAGTAAGTGCTTCCGCCAGCGAGGTTCACTGTAATCTCAAACAGTCCGGGAGCCAATTTGGTCATCGGCAGTGCGGCAGTATTATCCCATCCGGCCGGAGTTCCGTCGCCCAGCAGATAGAGCGTTTCAGAAGCCTTGGTAATGGTATAGGTAAGTGCTTCAATATCGGCAAATATCCTGTAGTCGCCGGCTGCTGCCGGGGCAGGAATGCCCGCAGGATCCGGTTCATCCTCTGTGGGGCGGAATACCAAAGGACCACTTTCTCCGGTACCGGTTCCATCGGTACCCCATTGCGGAGCCCAGGCACCCAGGGTCTGGATGAACTTCAGGAATTTACCTTCGCCGGCCAGATTGGCAACGATGGCAAACTGCGTTTCGTTGAAAGCATGCAACGGTAAAGCATTGGCATTATCCCATCCGGGTGCGGTAGCATCTCCGAGCAGATAAATTGGAGGATAAACGATTTCAGCCGCATAAGGGGTAACCTTCATCTTGATGGTTTCCGATACCGCGTTATCGTATGTGGAGCCATCAGTCACATCGGCGATAATACGTAAAACCAGGTTATGCGCTTCGCCCGTGGCCAGACCCATATTTATCAATTTGCCGTTTAATTCGGCTATGGTCATGGAATAACTGGTCTCGGTGGTAGCGGTAAGCCCGAGGGGACTGCTGAAATTATCCGCTTCCGTATCAAGCTGAACAGTATAGGTAACAGCACCCAGTTTATCCGGATTGATCAGGTTCCAGTTACGTCCTGCTTCAACATTGTATTCAGCCGGATCCCATGTAATGTTGGCCCATAAGGCATCCTCCTGTGCTTCGAGCAGGATGTACTCTGCATTATTGCCGGGCGAGGAAATCACCGGATTTATGGTCTTTTCCATATCCAGAACCGGCTCCAGCTCTCTCTTCTCGCAGGAATTGAATACCAGTATTCCGGCAAGTGCTATGATGAAAAACAGTGTTTTTTTCATGATATCTGAAATTTAATAAGATTAATAACCAGTGTTCTGCTGCAGGTTCGGATTGGCCGACATTTCAGCAGCAGGAATGGGATAAAGATTCCTGAAGCTTCCGGTCGCGGTGCCATTGGGCACTTTACCCTTCCAGGGCCACAGATAAGCTGAAGTGGTAAACTTGTCATAACGGATAAGGTCGGTCCTGCGGTGGCCTTCCCAGTAAAGTTCACGGGCACGCTCATCAAGGATGAAATCGAGGGTAAGCTCTCCTGCTGAAATGTTTCCATCAACAGATCCGTAAGCACGGGTACGCACCTGGTTAACCAGTTCAAGCGCGCGTCCTTCGCTTCCGCCACCACCACGCTTCACTGCTTCTGCATACATCAGGTAAGCATCTGCCAGACGGAATACCGGGTAATCGGTACATACATAATCGGGATGCGGGAAGCGTGCCGGCGAACCGTCCTTGTTCACATTTTTGAACTTGGTAATGGCATAACCTTCAGTAAACTGACCAATGTCGTTGATTTCAAGGGTCTGGCCATCGGTCCAGAACATGGCACGTTTGTCGAATGCAGTGCGGGTTATAGAGTAAGTATAATCGGGTGTGCCGAGCTTCATGGCAAACACATAGGTACCTGCTTCGGGTATTGCAATGTTGTCACCGCCGGCATCCAGAATACCATCGAGTCCTGAATCACCATAATTAATGTCCCAGCCATCATTGGCCCTGAATTTTACTTCCCCGGCTGTAAGGTCGAGAATTGCATTCCACAATCCGGTGGCCGGATCATAAGTCATGTTCTGATCATAATCCCATAGGCCTTCTGTGGCAGATCCGATTATACCCCAGTCCGTTTTCACCATGGTGTAAGTCAGATCATTGAGGTTCACATTGAGTTTGTAGTAACCCGTTTCGGCAGGTATTATATTTGCTCCACCCGGATCGAGTGTACCATCAAATCCGTCGTCACCGTAATTTACATCCCATGAGGGTCCATCGGTAAATTTGAATTCTTTTCCGGCTTCAACCCAGATGTAACCTTCGTAATTGCCATCGCTGTTCACAGAAGCGAGCTGGGCGGAATTTGCAGGATCCCATTCCGGAATCATATAGTTACCAGGTACATAAATTACCGGGTAGCTGTTTTTATAATTGCGTGGGCGGGGAGTGCTGTAAATACCGTTTACAACATCCGGATAAAACTTCTGAACAAAAGCTTTGGTGGTCCGTAATCCGCCCCAGCCGCCGCCAACTCCAAACTCATCAGCAGGCATGGTTCCGCCGATGGCAGCATGAATCAGATAAACCATTCCGCCAAATGAACGGGTAAATTCACCGTCGTAGTTGATAGAAAAGATCATTTCGGGACTGGTGTGGTTGTCGGCCATGAAGTTGTCTGAATAAGCAGGAGCCAGGGTATATCCGGCATCCAGCACCTTTTCAAGATAAGTGACAGCATCGGCATAACGGTTTTGCCCGGTATAAACCTCTGCATTCAGATACAATTTTGCCATCAGCATCCAGGCAGCGGCTTTATCGGCACGGCCATACATAAACCGGGGGTTGCCAAGGTCGTTTTCAATGGCCTTCAGCTCCGATTCAATATAATTGAAAAGCTCGGTACGGCCGATCTGACGGGGGAAGAATGCGCCGGGCGCATCATCTTCGGTAACAAAACCGGGACTGCCGAACAAATCGAGCGCATGCCAGTATGAATGTGCCCTGATAAAGCGGGCCTCGGCAAGGAATTCTTTATATTCTTCCTTACCGGCAGCATTCCTGATGTATTCGTTTGATATCGAGATGGTGTAGAATACCCTGGCATAAAGGGCCGCGATAAATACATCATTCGGCGCCCAGGTCTGCCAGTGAAAATCCTTAATGGTTGCATCGTTCCAGGCCATTACCGCCTCATCGGTGGAGAGCTGCTGGGCGTTCCAGTACTGACGCAGGTAATTGGAAAAACCTTCATCAATACCTTCAATGTCGGGCTTACCCGAGGGGCCTTCCTGACCACTCACGGCATAGGAGGCATACAATTTGGCCAATGCCTGCATGTAAGCTTCCGGAGAATCAAAAACGTTGGTGGCTACCGGCAGGTTCTCATCCAGGGGTTCAACATCCAGGTCCTTCAGACATGATGTTGTAAGGACTACCATCGCAAGGGCAGCCAATGCTATTTTGAGATACTTTTTCATCTTGCTCATCAATTAAAAGTTAACATTTATACCCAAAACGAAAGTCCTGGCGCGGGGATAGATATTGTTGTCAATCCCACCGTCAACTTCAGGATCCAGTCCGTTGTATTTTGTAATGACAAATGCATTCTGAACCGCAAGGCTGAACCGGGCATCCAGTTTCTCCGTGAAGAGCTTTTCAACATTATATCCGATGCTGATATTGTCAAGCCTCAGGAATGATGCATTTTCAATATAAAAATCTGACCAGTACTGAGGATTACGGAACTTGGTACGGTTAACCTGGGTAGGCAGGTTATTGAAGAAGCCCGACTGATTGTAGAGACTGCTGTATACAGCCCTGTCGGAAGCAACGTTGTTGTAAACATAATTTCCAAGGTTAACCCTGGCCGATACCATGGCGTCGAAATTCTTATACCTGAAGCTGGAAGTCAATCCCATCACCACATCGGGAGCAGGCTTTTTATAGTAGTATTTATTGTCTTCGTTTCCTGCTATATTTCCGCCCTCACCGCTTCTGTCGATGTACAATCCTTCAATCGGCATGCCGTTGACATCATATACCTGCTGGAAAGCGTAAAAAGAGTTTGCCGGATAGCCTACCGTGTTGCGCTGGATAAAGTTACCCACACCTCCGCTGATACCTCCGGTTGCTACGCCGTTAAAGTCCGGATCATCGGTAAGGAGCAGTTTGGTGATTTCATTCCTGTTGAACGAAACATTGTATCCGATATTCCAGGAAACATTTTTGGTTACCACCGGCTTCACGTCAATCATAAACTCAACACCACGATTCTCAAGGGTACCCACATTGGTGGTCAGGTAATTTGAGAAGTTGGTTCCTGATGCAATGGGAATATTGGCAATCAGATCCTCTGTTTCCCTGAAATAGGCGTCAATGGCACCGGTTACGCGGTTATCGAAAAAGCCGTAATCGAATCCGATGTTATAAGTGGTGGTTGACTCCCACTTGATGTTTTTGTCATAGCGGTTTGGCCGGTAAGTTAGATACCACTGATCACCAAACTGGTATGCTGCAGTAGGATCACTGATCTGATAGATGGCCAGATATGGATAATAATTATCCGAAATATCCTGCTGACCGGTTACCCCCCAGCCCAACCTGAGTTTAAGGTCGGTGAGTTTATCATACTGTTTGAGGAAACCTTCGTGGTTCATCTTCCATGCAAAAGCAACCGACGGGAAAAGTCCCCAGCGGTTATCTTCCGAGAACCTTGACGATCCGTCATTACGCAGGGTGAAGGTGATCAGGTATTTATCCATCAGGCTGTAGTTCAGCCTTCCGAAGAATGAAACCAGGAAGTTCTCATTGATATAATCGGTGTAACGCAGGCTGTCGCCGTCTTCATTTCCCTGGGCGGTACGTACCCAGTTGGTTCCTTCCCGCTGGAAATGCTGCCATGAGTAACCGGCAGTCGCATCAATCTTACTGGAGATGGAAGGCAGATCTTTTACATAGTTGAAGTAAAAGTCAAGCAGCTGCATCTTTTTATCCTGAGAATAATCGGTAAAACGCCCGATTCCGTCACGGAAAGTGAAAGCGGCATTTGCAGGAGCATTGTTCACGCCTTCACTCGTTGAATAATCGAAACC
This sequence is a window from Lentimicrobium saccharophilum. Protein-coding genes within it:
- the rlmD gene encoding 23S rRNA (uracil(1939)-C(5))-methyltransferase RlmD, with product MGRKVKNEGPLILENVEIIDAGAEGKAIARVNEMVVFVPFVVPGDVVDIRIVSRKRRFFEGRAVKFHKFSDMRVDPVCSHFGICGGCKWQVMDYSRQLYYKQKQVQDNFSRIGHLEFPGIMPIKGAAHTEYYRNKLEYTFSTHRWLTDEEMNIPPEARDMNALGFHIPGMFDRVLDIQHCYLQSNISNRIRLALKDFAINRQISFYNIRNFEGDLRNLIVRNSNTGDLMVIVVFGTDDPGRIETVMRFVSDRFPEITSLFYVVNQKHNDTINDLIPVLYSGIPHMTEAMDGLEFRIGPLSFFQTNSVQALELYTITREFAGLTGTETVYDLYTGTGTIANFIAHRAGRVVGIEYVEPAVRDARMNSELNAISNTVFYSGDMAKVLTSEFIMSNGKPDVVITDPPRAGMHEKVIKSILEAAPQKIVYVSCNPATQARDISLMAAQYRISKVQPVDMFPHTHHVENVCLLELR
- a CDS encoding SusE domain-containing protein; translation: MKKTLFFIIALAGILVFNSCEKRELEPVLDMEKTINPVISSPGNNAEYILLEAQEDALWANITWDPAEYNVEAGRNWNLINPDKLGAVTYTVQLDTEADNFSSPLGLTATTETSYSMTIAELNGKLINMGLATGEAHNLVLRIIADVTDGSTYDNAVSETIKMKVTPYAAEIVYPPIYLLGDATAPGWDNANALPLHAFNETQFAIVANLAGEGKFLKFIQTLGAWAPQWGTDGTGTGESGPLVFRPTEDEPDPAGIPAPAAAGDYRIFADIEALTYTITKASETLYLLGDGTPAGWDNTAALPMTKLAPGLFEITVNLAGGSTYFKFIETLGQWSPQYGTDDSGTGDAGNLVFRPTENEPDPPAIPVPAIAGSYKITVDLAKMKYTAVMAN
- a CDS encoding RagB/SusD family nutrient uptake outer membrane protein, translating into MKKYLKIALAALAMVVLTTSCLKDLDVEPLDENLPVATNVFDSPEAYMQALAKLYASYAVSGQEGPSGKPDIEGIDEGFSNYLRQYWNAQQLSTDEAVMAWNDATIKDFHWQTWAPNDVFIAALYARVFYTISISNEYIRNAAGKEEYKEFLAEARFIRAHSYWHALDLFGSPGFVTEDDAPGAFFPRQIGRTELFNYIESELKAIENDLGNPRFMYGRADKAAAWMLMAKLYLNAEVYTGQNRYADAVTYLEKVLDAGYTLAPAYSDNFMADNHTSPEMIFSINYDGEFTRSFGGMVYLIHAAIGGTMPADEFGVGGGWGGLRTTKAFVQKFYPDVVNGIYSTPRPRNYKNSYPVIYVPGNYMIPEWDPANSAQLASVNSDGNYEGYIWVEAGKEFKFTDGPSWDVNYGDDGFDGTLDPGGANIIPAETGYYKLNVNLNDLTYTMVKTDWGIIGSATEGLWDYDQNMTYDPATGLWNAILDLTAGEVKFRANDGWDINYGDSGLDGILDAGGDNIAIPEAGTYVFAMKLGTPDYTYSITRTAFDKRAMFWTDGQTLEINDIGQFTEGYAITKFKNVNKDGSPARFPHPDYVCTDYPVFRLADAYLMYAEAVKRGGGGSEGRALELVNQVRTRAYGSVDGNISAGELTLDFILDERARELYWEGHRRTDLIRYDKFTTSAYLWPWKGKVPNGTATGSFRNLYPIPAAEMSANPNLQQNTGY
- a CDS encoding SusC/RagA family TonB-linked outer membrane protein translates to MKKHHALLKVLFLLLGLAIGSQGFSQGVRISGKVTDANDGQSIPGVTILVKNTSTGTITDIDGKYSLQVDPGATLVFSFVGYNTQEVVVGAQTTLNVVLVPSVTELEEAVIIGYGAVKKSDATGSVAVVSSKDFNRGAITTPQELLVGKSTGVVITSSGGAPGAGATIRIRGGSSLNTSNDPLIVIDGVAIDNTGVSGTNNILSTINPNDIESFTVLKDASATAIYGSRASNGVIIITTKKGTSAGNKEIKISYNGTIGYNTIPNTIEVLSGDELRELATDLKDQGFSGLNDDVLKRLGNENTDWQSEIYRNAITQDHNLSFFGNLKSLPYRASFGYTDQDGILRETNMNRVTGALSLNPTLLDEHLKVDINFKGSQEKQQFADWGAVGSAVAYDPTQPVRNGNTRFGGYFTWVNLSDVLPDGSMDPNGEPNPIGVSNPVALLEQTDNNSTVNRAIGNAQFDYKMHFLPELRAILNLGFDYSTSEGVNNAPANAAFTFRDGIGRFTDYSQDKKMQLLDFYFNYVKDLPSISSKIDATAGYSWQHFQREGTNWVRTAQGNEDGDSLRYTDYINENFLVSFFGRLNYSLMDKYLITFTLRNDGSSRFSEDNRWGLFPSVAFAWKMNHEGFLKQYDKLTDLKLRLGWGVTGQQDISDNYYPYLAIYQISDPTAAYQFGDQWYLTYRPNRYDKNIKWESTTTYNIGFDYGFFDNRVTGAIDAYFRETEDLIANIPIASGTNFSNYLTTNVGTLENRGVEFMIDVKPVVTKNVSWNIGYNVSFNRNEITKLLLTDDPDFNGVATGGISGGVGNFIQRNTVGYPANSFYAFQQVYDVNGMPIEGLYIDRSGEGGNIAGNEDNKYYYKKPAPDVVMGLTSSFRYKNFDAMVSARVNLGNYVYNNVASDRAVYSSLYNQSGFFNNLPTQVNRTKFRNPQYWSDFYIENASFLRLDNISIGYNVEKLFTEKLDARFSLAVQNAFVITKYNGLDPEVDGGIDNNIYPRARTFVLGINVNF